In the genome of Raphanus sativus cultivar WK10039 chromosome 9, ASM80110v3, whole genome shotgun sequence, the window ATTCGGATGGTGAACTGTTGGTTGCTCATATTTGTttggaatgttttttttttgtttgtgccTGACCATAGCATAGCTaagcaagaagaagaataagaagctCGCTATGATCAACCACAAAGCTTAATCTCACTCATTAAGTCCTTTTCTAATGTTTTGTAATCGCATTATCATGACTTGAAATAAAGGTCTAAGTTGTTGTTACCAGCGACATTCTCTTCTTTTGTGTGGAGAATCATTAgcaatttttatttcttaattttgcgataaatatatatatatttgccaACAAACTTGAATTGAATTGGTAAACTGTTTTCAGGGGAAGCATTAAAGTATTTCACATAGAGAGCATTTGAaaacaattttctaaaattcCTCCCAAATAAGACACTTGTGTCCTGTCTGCGGTTTTATCCCAAATCCAGACACAAGTTACAACTATGGAATGAACGAAGGTCGTTTGACAAGGTAAACAAATTCCGATCGACCTGAAATTTTGAAGATGTTCAGAAGAAAAGAATAATCAAACAGGAAAGAACCTGCAGTTGAAGAAGTCTCTAACTTGTCTCCAAACTCAGCTCGCTGCTCTTTGAAAGTCAGAAAGTCACAGTATTTTCAGGTCGTTCATTTGACAAGGTAAACGAATTCAGATCGACCTGAAATTTGATATACATACTCATTGTTTGTCAGGGTTCATAATCAACGGTGGGATTGTGAGATGAACGGTCGGGTTAGTAGTTATTCGTGTCTTTCCGAACCTGTTTGAAGCAGCGTAAAACAGTGTAGTATGTTTGATGAAGTGTATTGTTCGGTTGAGAAAATGAGGTCGGACTGAGCTCAGATTTGGCATGAACTTTCTGActcatgaatatatatatgtctatgTAGAAGGAGAGATGGTTTGGAGTTAGGGAACATGGAAACAatgtgttgataaaaaaaaaagtttactaaAGAAAACCGATCCTTGAACTCTATCTCCTACTCCTTTATCCCTCGCTTTAATAATGAAGCTGCTGATACTTTAGCTAAAGCAGCTCTTGTTGCTCTCCTTAATCCTATGTAGTTGTAAACTCTTTAATTTCTATGCAAGTAATGAaaggtttgaccaaaaaaaaaaaaaaaaaaaccgagttTTAACCAAAATTGGAAACAGAATACGGCAAAAAAAATACCCGAAGAAACCAAGATCCCATAGAACTAAATAATACACGTTTCAATGTCTGCGTCTCCTCTTTCCCTTCGAAACCTCCTCCTTTCAGCtgacaaaatacttataaaaCCCTATTTCGCCAACTCCATTAAAGCCATGGAAGCTCGACACGATCTCCCCATAAGCAATCTGGATTACCCTAAACCCGTTTCTGCTCCGCCCCCACCGATCTCGAAAGACATTGAACTCAAAAGAGCCATTGAAGCTTCTTCAAAATCGAGTCTCTTTAATCTTACAAGAGACCATATATTATACGAAGACGAATGGCTCATGGCCGTAAATAAGCCAAAAGGTGTCTACTGCGAATATGTTCTTTCCTCCGCTCCTAAGATCATCCTCGGTGAGTGATTACATCACAAATTACTTGTGTTGGGAAAGTATCTAAAATCAATCATTCttccataatttttaatttttttcagattCATCGAATGAGTTTCATCTCGCAAATAGATTAGACCGTGACACTAGCGGCGTTATGCTCATAACTAAATCCCATAAAGTCGCTGCTAAGCTCGTTAAAGCCTTCACGGAACACAAGATTCGCAAATCCTACATTGCTCTCTCCATCGGACCATCACCAAACTGGAGCAAGATCACGGTTAAGTCAGGTCATGGACGCTCCAAACACGGAGCTTGGCGCGTTTACGCTGCCTCGGACGTTGGTAGAGTCTTACCGGGAGGATCATTCGTTAGAGATATGGAGACGACATTTGAACTTGTATCCATAAACGGCGAAAACCCACAACCACCTTCTGAATCAGAAAGTATAATTGTTGTCGAGGGAGATGAACCAGAATTGACTTGTGTCGGAGACGGAGACGATGTTGTTGTGGTAAGGGCGTTCCCACAAAGTGGTAGGACGCATCAGATTAGGTTACATTGTCAGTATCTTGGGATTCCGATCAGAGGAGATGTTAAGTATCATGGGATGTATGAGTGGAGAGGGAGAATATACGAGGGTCATGAGCTTCATGCTGAGAGTTTGTCTTTGGAGCATCCTGTTACAGGTGATCCTCTTGTTATCCAGGCTGCTCTTCCCAATTGGGCCAACACCGGAGATGTTTAATCTAACAGTTTAAATTTGAATGGTTGCTGCCAAGATTTTTTGATAGTTTATTTTTCTGGCAATGATTGCTCCATGAGCATGATGAACACATAATCCTCTTCCAAAATCCTGAAGTACACTTATGTTCCTATGTTTGATAATTtctattcttattttttctgTCAACTTcatgaatttaaattaaaaggTATGATGAGCCAAACTACACAAAACGTAACTAAACGATAATTCTACCACTTCGAGCCAAACTACACAAAACGTAATTAAACAATAATTCTACCACTTCGAGCCAAACAATGTGCTTTAATGTTGGAAGTACATGAAGTAAATAGACCCAGAAAACTACCATGGGTAAAATCTGACTAGAAGAAAGATGACGACACTGCTGGCAACTGATCTGGTGACGCTAACGACAAAGGTATTATGATCGTGATTCATTAGTTATCAAATAAACTTGACCACCTTATATCCAATAGAGTCTAAGCATGAACTTGACCACCTTATATCCAATAGAGTCTAAGTATAGTGGAGTTCCTATTATGATCGTGCTTCATTGGTTATATGCAAATGTAGTAGATTTAAGGGGTCTGGAATTGGATTTTGTTAACTACTCTGAGCTTAAGCTTTGAGTCTCGGCAGATGTGACTCAGTCAAGTTCCCTTCTTCCATTGGGAACAACTACTAATAATCAGAGATTGGACCTCGCAAGAGATTATTTTCAAGCAAACTGCGAACACACTTGGGGAGGTTCCCTTTGTTTTGGGAAAGTCACCAATCCCGATAAATTGAGTCTCAATGGGTTGCTCAAGAGTTGATCTATTGTTGGTCCATAGAAAGAACGTACAGATGAGAGAGTATCAGAAAGTCAGGAATTTATCAAAGTCTAAAAGAAGCTGCCACGCCCATCATTTCaccatattctttttttttggtagctAAAAAAGTTCTAACATCCCCAACAAACTAGCGCTGAAATAATtctttaaaagaaagaaaaacaaatacgACTCTGAAAACTTGTTGAATCCTTCATAATCTCCACCTTCTTCGGCTTAGAGCTCGTCCTGTAAGTAAAATCATAATCACAAAGTTAGTCAGTCACACAGCTTCAGCTAAATAAacacttatttatatatattcttggTTGTGGACACATACATGGGCGGCATCATCCTTGTCCGAGGAGGCTTCTTCCTTGGTTTCCTCAGTTTTTGATTCAGTGTCGGATTCATCTCCTTCATGGTCATCGTCATCTTGTTCATCCTCAGCCTGTACAAATAACAGAATTTATATCATCACTTAATGTGAAAATAATAAAGAGATATCAATGAGAAACCCGAGAGAGGTTCTTACATCAGAATCAGCAGCGGGAGCATCCTTTGATTCCTggtaaaaacaaataaacataaaagtTGTTGATTACTCTCATGAGAAACTTATTTGGAACTAGAGAAGACAATTTGGGTGGAGAAGTTTTacctcttcctctctcttcttctcagcTTCGTCGAATGCTGCTTTCTCAGCCTGCAACACCATATTGGATTAGCGCTgagagatcatcaaccacacaAACAAAACTTTCCTTTTACGGAAAGAAACACAAGAGTTTTAAGGATTAACATACATCCTTGAGCTTTCCCCAGGTTTCCTCAGCCAACTTCTTAGCGTAGTCAGGGTCATCGCAGACTAAGACATTGTCGAACAATGATCCAGATTTCacctattaaaaaaatcaaggaTGTGTTTAGTCACTAACATATACGATCAcggaaaacagaaaaaaatgttttcgtCGTGATAAGATATTTGCTATTACCTGCCACAACTCTACTCCAACATACTTAAATTTGAAGACATAGAGTTCTGGGTCATCCTTGAAGTCTGCATGAAATTGAGATGCTtagacttatatatatatgcatcttCAGTTGAATACAAAATTGACTCAGAATTATGTAAGATTGTAATTCATTAAAAGAACTGAATAACGATCTCAAAGCCATGGGATTACAAATGCATTTCATTGTGATTATTAACGGTTGCAAGAGAATATTACCAGGGTTGTCAATCATTGGAGCCTTCCATTTGCCCTTGTAGTTAGGGTTCTTGATTTTCTACAGAACAATATCACAACAGTGAGAAGAGAAAGCATAGTTTATATGCAATCTTATATACGCTAGCTATTCGATTGCAAAACCGACACACCTTGGGCTTCCATTCACCGTTGTACTCGGGGTTGGGAATGGTAGGGGCAGTCCActcaccatcttcttcatcatcccaGTCCTCGGgctaaaaaaacaaacaaaggaTCCAGAATCAAAACGAGAAAATGATTTAGACTAGTTATACACTTCAAATACTAGAAAAAGATTCAAACCTTCTTTGCATCAGCGTCTGGGATCTCCTTTGGGATGTCATCGTATCCAGCTGGCTTTGTGTCTTCAGGATCAGGAATGTACTCTTTGTCATCCCAGTCCTCAGGCTGCAAAACAGAGACTCAGTTTAATGAGAAATTGTATCACACACGTAGAAGAGATATTAAGCTCAAGATACTAGTTACCTTCTTGGCGCTTGGATCCTTAATCTTCTTGGCTGGGAGTAGATCCCAGTCGGAGTAGAGGCTACCAGTTTGCTTCTCAACGTTATCGATAAGAATGCTGTAAGTAGCATCTGGGCGGAGGATAAACGTGTAGACATGCGTGAGCTGATCAGTCTCACATGGAACCTCCTTCTTGATCAGATGGTTTTTTCCATTGTAGGTAAGGATAGCATGCACTTTCTTAGTGTCGTAGCCACAGATATCAGGACCGAACATGATGCTGTAAGGAGTGTCTCCACCGAATTTCTTCTGGTCAACATCACCACTGAGAAGCTTCATGTATCCACCACCACAGTCAAGCTTCTGCTCGTGCTTGACAGAGAACTGGAACACAAGGGTCTTGTCCTTGTTGGTGAACTCAGGGAACTCAGCTGAAATGGCGTAGAATCTGTAGTCCTCGCTAGTCTGGATACCTGCAAGAGAGTGATCATTGCAAACAACGATTAACACGAGGTTGTGAAGAGGACGAGAACCAATGAATCACGATCATAATACCTTTGTCGTTAGCGTCACCAGACCAGTTGCCAGCTGTGTGGCTCCATTCTCCAGCAGTGTTGTCATCTTTCTTCCAGTCAGATTTCACCCATCTGTTCTCCCATCCATCTATAGAATCAGAGATAACAAAAGATTTAAAGAGGAGCTTCATGTAATCATCATCAGTCTAGATACTAAATCCAAAAGTTCTCACACATACGATTTGCTGATCACTACGAATACATTCATAATAGTTTCAAGAACGTAAGCAATCAAAAACGCTTTTCCCACACGCCTTCCTTGATCAATGATCACAATCTCGAAATCAAAAGGATCAAAGTAAAACCAGATTCCACAAAAATTCATAGATCTACCACAAACATTTCGAAAAAGTTCGATCGATTCAACACATAATGAGCTAAACTGAATCAACGTAAAATCATCTGATCGAAACGAATAGACGACTGTAGCGATCGCAAAACATTGATCGAAACTTAAAAATAACAGAGAGAGAAATGTAGCTACCGTCGAATTTCTCCTCGAAGATAACGCTAGCAGATGCGATCGCGACGAGGCCGATAAGGATCAGAGAGATGAAGTTAGGGTTTAGTTTCGCCATCGCTAGAAACTCAGATCGCACCTTCCTCGAAAACAGTAAGATGCTACAAAAGCCTATAAGAAGATGCTCTATATACCCCAGAGAACTGCGAGTGAAGTAGCGCTCTCGTGGCTTGCTGACGTTGCAACTTTCGCACACGTTCACGAATGAGTTATTTACACGTCATATCTAGTTGTCATTGATACGACGTGGCCTCAGCTCATTGGATTAAACCACGAATTTGGAGTCGATTAATCGTACAGAGTTTACACGTGGAGAAATGTAAGTGCATGGTGCATCTCGCGTGATCTAGTAAATACTGTTAGATCTAAAGGAGGTTTCCATAATAGTGTATTCCGTTGGATTTTGGTGGATGCTATTGTAACCGTCAGATTCCACCTAATTTTATCCCCATAATCTTTTCGTAAAAGtagtttttgtaatttttattatctGTCATGTacatacaaaattaaatgattacTAATAGATgtacaataaattaataattaccCAAAAAGATATTAAGATACAACATACAGTAAAATTTTGATGAGTAAAATTatagtattaatataaaataattttcattcaTAAGTCTTATTTTATAAGTTTGAtcgattaaaattttattaatttagttgagTATTCTTTACAGTGTCACTGTGATATTTGTCAAACATACACTAAACCAATTgcttagatttttaaaataatttttggtgTAAGAAcaagaaatacaaaataatcCTCGAAATACAGACGCAGACGTAAATGTATATGCATGCTGGGTCCGGACTTAGAAGATTAATCGGTTGGTCATAATCACCGGATCGTCTCTTGAttaatcaaaaaagaaaaagaaatacaaaataaaatttattgtagAACGATTATAGTTATTAGATTTGTAAATGtataaatagtaataaatttaaaaatcatttatttggtagttattatttaaaaatattttatattgtgttatcaaaaaagattattttttaaaaataaagataaatgcatatttatattttatgtatataattttatgccTACATCAATGTTTTCAAGTTTATTAAACCACTTggaattgtttttataaaatcactaaaatatgttttataaattatttataaaattgtaaaGTTAGTTAAaagttttcataaataatatataagagcatctccaagaaTAACCTTGTATTTGAGGTTTACTCAACCTTATATTTGAAGTTTGTGGGTGACTTTCTCCAATGgtgaacttaaaaaaaaaccttaaaagttttatatttttacagtATAGTCCTTATTGTAGATAAGAATAAAAAAGCATAAAACGTTTATAACAACTAAAATcatacaacaaaaatattataaacaataatTATTAGTAAATATTACATTCTAACAGcaaattacatataaataaaatacttaaaatacattattattcattattgttattatttccATATTGTTCCATATATGGTCAATTAGCGCATTTCTAAGCATTTGTATATTAtgctttgttttttatttaaaaatttgtatatatatttaaatttatatgtattaactaaatttataagaacatataaaaaatatataaaagatacaAAACTGTATGGACTAAAATGATAAACAAGAAagttatcaaattattttaaaagatatataagtacaaagactaaaaaaatatgaaacctcAAATACAAGGTTATATAATTTGAGGTTTTGAGGTTTCTCTTGGAACACACAAAaccttatatttgaggtttTAAGGTTGttcttggagatgctctaagagattataaaagcatataaaatcatttataaaacctTGTTAATCacttataaaatatgatataatcatctataggttctaaaaatcggtttaGACGGCAACTCGCTTCTATCCGtaacgattttttttaaaatttgatttatactatttaaattggtttaagATATTCTAAATAAGTCAAAATCTATTTAAACTGATCTAAACTAGTctaaatatgtttaaataagcaataaTGTTAGTATAAATCTACAAAATTgttttattgattttgtttgAATATACAAGTCatcacaataattttataattaaattaaaaactaaaatatcttatataaatattaaatctatataaaataaattaatgttaaaaGCCTACATTTCGTAACTCCGAATAATCCGCCTACTCGCTAGTCTTCTATATAGTACGTAGTTACCACTTTTCAATTCATTAGCTATAAGTGTTCAAGATAGATAATAAGTGTTTctaaaagtttataatattctttATACAATCTCTTAATCATTTATATCagttaatatatgatttatttcaATATGTTAAGATTTATTtcaatatgattttatatataatttattataatataattatatataaaaatttaatctcATTTTGTCAAATGAATTCTTGTTAAAGTAGAACTCATGTTTTTATTGCAATATTTTGTTAAGtataatataaactatattttgtataaaattatactCTATTAGATTTGTTACTGATCTGTTTCTTTTAGAAAATGAATAGTAGtggcataatatttttttttgtcaagtggcataatatttattatctaaaaCAAATCAATgctaaatccaaaaaaaaatttatattaataatattgatttattaACCATCAGTAATATCCCTAAAccgaaataaacaaaatcaatttcatGAAACCGTGATTGGATCTCATTAGCTAACCGTCATCTCACGTCCACATTGCTTCGAATAGTCTTTCCCTCTGCCACACacaaacgttttttttttctttaagcaGAAAAAAATTGGGGAAATCTGTGCGTCAGGGGTAAGAACTCTGGAATCGAGAACACTTCATGGACTTCCGCAGTAGAAAGGTTCAATTTCTTCTATTCGCCATCGGAATCGTCGCTCTCAGTATCACAGGTGCTTTCTTCTTCACCCTCATACTTTCTGtttattcttttagatattcaATGTCATTGTACTGTAAATGTATCGCCTTTTGCATCAATTTGTTCCTGTAAGTGCTAAATCTCGATCTGGGCTCTATAAATTTGTACTGAAGTTTGATGTTTTTTGAAGATCtgggttttagaaaaaaagaagtttatttCTTAGTCTAATAGattagatttgaaaaaaaaagaaatagttttGGCGTATGAACTTGATAGCTCAGTGTGTTGTGTAATTATTGTTTGAATCGTCACCCGTCTGCTTAATTCTCGGGAACCATGTAGTTTTTTCATATATACTATGgtttaaaattagttatatgAGTTCTTGTGATGTCTGAAATATCTGTTGTGTTatctttgtttttcatttttttttccctgaacaaatctattttttttatatatgaaacAGCGGAAAAATGTCGGGAACTAGTTGGAGTAGAAGCCGCATCAAAGAGCGGACAGTTCACATTCCTGAACTGCTTTGACATGAGTTCAGGAACCGTAGCCTGTGCGGTCAAAGAAGGCGTGAAACTCTATTTCTACAGCATAAGATCCATCCACGTGGAGAAAGCGCGGAACGTGGCCATCGAGAGAGCCTTGCACGAGGCGTTGGTAAAAGGCATGGCCGCGAACGAAGCGGCCAAAGACGCTCAGAGCGCGGGCGCTAAAGCGGCTAAGGTGGCGACCAGGCAGGCGAAACGGATCATTGGACCGATCGTGGCAGCCGGGTGGGATTTCTTCGAGGCGCTCTACTTCGGAGGGACGTTGACGGAAGGGTTCTTGCGTGGGTCAGGGACTTTGGTCGGTGCTTATGCGGGAGGGTATGTGGGAGAGCAGAGGTTTGGGAGGTTTGGGTATCTTGTGGGAAGTCACTTGGGGAATTGGATCGGTGCGAGGGTTGGACTGATGGTTTATGATGTTGTGAATGGGGTGAATTTCTTCTATGAGACTTATCAATCTGGAGAGAGTTTTGAGGAGCAGTCTACTTATAAAACTGAGGAGGCTGAGTCTACATATGAAACTTCTCAGGAGGATCAGTCTACATATGAGACTTCTGATGAACAGTCTACATATGAGCCTTCTGATGAACAGTCTACGTATGAAACTTCCGAGGATCAGTCTGCATATGAAACTCCAAATTACGAGCTCTAGAAGCTTTTGAGGATGAATAGAATTGGAAAGCTCTAGATTATTCTGGAATGTTTGTTTGTGATACGTTTGACATAGCTGTATAGACTCAAAGAGTTTCAACATTACTGATGTATGAATGATTTAAAGTTACAATTTGTTCCTGTTTGTCTCGATTTTCCGTTCAGTATATTTTATATGGAACTGGTTTCAAAGTTAATTGTGTTTATAGTTTATACtgtaactagatcttgatccgcgttttggaagcgcggaatattttacgatgaaaaatttcactaataacttaacaaatattttgttaacttttaaagagtgtgtatttaaaatatttttgtatttaaatcagtgtttttaaattcaacccgattgtgattataccggttaatccggagatctaacaattcaatttagttttttaaaacattcatattaaaaagtcactaaaacccgagactaaccgattgaactgatggatgaccgatatgtaatataatttgattgaaattgtaatagtttcataatttgtaatcttataatccaaattttaaagttcattattttgtaatttatgaaattacgacgtttctacaaaattttaaagagaaaatgatggatataaaataactaagattaattattgtattgtttggaaacattgatagtagtatataaaatatattgtttggaaacattgatagtagtataaagaaataagtatattgtttggaaacatggatagtagtataaaaaaaagaacattagtgatttaatgtaggtttaactataaagtataaaggtgtatttaatttaaaaacttacaaaataaatgttaggtccaacagaatgtttctgttttaacaAGATAGATTGTTATTTTCTCTAACCCTTAATTATTTGTTTGCTATAGCACAAATGGGACTCTTTAGGGATCTGAAATTGAAGTCAAAAGGATTATTCTCTTCCAGTTTCTGTTAATCATGTAAATCCAAGGGTTATCAAAGAACTGACTGGAGACttcttcaatttgaaattttatggAAGACAACAAATTGGACTTGGGCCTCAATTAAATTGGGCTGAGTTCAAGACGAGTCAGGTTAAACCGGTCAATTAGCGGGTCAGATCCGATTCAATTTGTTTCTTGAGGGAAAGGAAATCACGGAAGCTATTTTAGTGAggtaaaataacaaaatcaaaGCTTCAGATCTTGAACAAGaatctaatctctctctctctctctcggttacTACGAAAAAGATGACTGTAAGTCCGACCAATCTCAAAATCTTCAATATTCCTCACTGTATGTATATGCTTCTGATTCTgggagttgtttttttttgggtgcaGTTTACTATTCCGATTGATAACGGAGATGCCGTGAAGAACGCAGAAGCTGATTCACAAAGAACACTGTATAAACCTCTCTCTTGTCGTCTCTCTATGTGTCTTTCTCTATCTATTGTGATTCAGTTTTAGGTGTCTTATGTTTGGAATGTTTTGTTAGGTACCCATATGTCACTGGGACATCGATTGTCGCAATCAAGTACAAAGATGGGGTTCTAATGGCTTCCGACATGGGAGGTCTGTTTCTCTTCCTTAGTTTCAGCTATAAGCAATTTAATATTTCTCTTGTCTCTCTGTTgggtttctttttatttagttttaaaggTGTCTCTTTCCGGCGAGA includes:
- the LOC108828149 gene encoding RNA pseudouridine synthase 1 yields the protein MSASPLSLRNLLLSADKILIKPYFANSIKAMEARHDLPISNLDYPKPVSAPPPPISKDIELKRAIEASSKSSLFNLTRDHILYEDEWLMAVNKPKGVYCEYVLSSAPKIILDSSNEFHLANRLDRDTSGVMLITKSHKVAAKLVKAFTEHKIRKSYIALSIGPSPNWSKITVKSGHGRSKHGAWRVYAASDVGRVLPGGSFVRDMETTFELVSINGENPQPPSESESIIVVEGDEPELTCVGDGDDVVVVRAFPQSGRTHQIRLHCQYLGIPIRGDVKYHGMYEWRGRIYEGHELHAESLSLEHPVTGDPLVIQAALPNWANTGDV
- the LOC108828147 gene encoding calreticulin-1 isoform X2 gives rise to the protein MAKLNPNFISLILIGLVAIASASVIFEEKFDDGWENRWVKSDWKKDDNTAGEWSHTAGNWSGDANDKGIQTSEDYRFYAISAEFPEFTNKDKTLVFQFSVKHEQKLDCGGGYMKLLSGDVDQKKFGGDTPYSIMFGPDICGYDTKKVHAILTYNGKNHLIKKEVPCETDQLTHVYTFILRPDATYSILIDNVEKQTGSLYSDWDLLPAKKIKDPSAKKPEDWDDKEYIPDPEDTKPAGYDDIPKEIPDADAKKPEDWDDEEDGEWTAPTIPNPEYNGEWKPKKIKNPNYKGKWKAPMIDNPDFKDDPELYVFKFKYVGVELWQVKSGSLFDNVLVCDDPDYAKKLAEETWGKLKDAEKAAFDEAEKKREEEMTMTMKEMNPTLNQKLRKPRKKPPRTRMMPPMTSSKPKKVEIMKDSTSFQSRICFSFF
- the LOC108828147 gene encoding calreticulin-1 isoform X1 gives rise to the protein MAKLNPNFISLILIGLVAIASASVIFEEKFDDGWENRWVKSDWKKDDNTAGEWSHTAGNWSGDANDKGIQTSEDYRFYAISAEFPEFTNKDKTLVFQFSVKHEQKLDCGGGYMKLLSGDVDQKKFGGDTPYSIMFGPDICGYDTKKVHAILTYNGKNHLIKKEVPCETDQLTHVYTFILRPDATYSILIDNVEKQTGSLYSDWDLLPAKKIKDPSAKKPEDWDDKEYIPDPEDTKPAGYDDIPKEIPDADAKKPEDWDDEEDGEWTAPTIPNPEYNGEWKPKKIKNPNYKGKWKAPMIDNPDFKDDPELYVFKFKYVGVELWQVKSGSLFDNVLVCDDPDYAKKLAEETWGKLKDAEKAAFDEAEKKREEEESKDAPAADSDAEDEQDDDDHEGDESDTESKTEETKEEASSDKDDAAHDEL
- the LOC108824286 gene encoding uncharacterized protein LOC108824286 produces the protein MDFRSRKVQFLLFAIGIVALSITAEKCRELVGVEAASKSGQFTFLNCFDMSSGTVACAVKEGVKLYFYSIRSIHVEKARNVAIERALHEALVKGMAANEAAKDAQSAGAKAAKVATRQAKRIIGPIVAAGWDFFEALYFGGTLTEGFLRGSGTLVGAYAGGYVGEQRFGRFGYLVGSHLGNWIGARVGLMVYDVVNGVNFFYETYQSGESFEEQSTYKTEEAESTYETSQEDQSTYETSDEQSTYEPSDEQSTYETSEDQSAYETPNYEL